The Rhodamnia argentea isolate NSW1041297 chromosome 10, ASM2092103v1, whole genome shotgun sequence sequence AAAGGGGGCGACAGTTGACACTCTTCATAACTATTAACTCTTTGAGATGTGGATCTATAGCTTTGAGCTCGTTGAGAATACATGTCAGTAGGAGGAGATGGAGAACCATATGTGCAGTACGTAGGTGGGGACCCACCAAGGGAATGACCTTGTGTAAAAGGAGCTGGTCTGTGGAATCCACTTGTCCAGCTATGTGGGCGTTGAAATGGTGCTGAAGAAGGTGGCCTTGCTCCTCTTAAAGAAAAAGATGTAGCGCGAACACCTTTGTCAAAAGAGGGGAACGACCTAAGTGGGTCAGTGGCTGGACTACCAACGTAATCAGTAATAATCCTCGGAAACAACGAAGTAGCAGGCTCCAGGTTGAAATCAGACAATGTCTTACGATATGAAACAGCTACACTAAAACGTCCTGAAGAGGCCTCCACAGGAGCAAAAGTATATTCTTTCATCATCTCCTCCTCTGCCCGTGAGAACGGATTACTAAAGGTAGATACTTTGTATATGAGATCCAAATTATATGTCTGGCCTGATGAACTTAGCTGCCGAAATATCCTATAAGCTGGGAGGAGTCTCATTTGCGAATAAAGAGAACGCAATAGTACGATCAACTTCTTGTATATCTTCTTGTGAAGAGAAGAATCATTGATATTAGGAGTAACTCTAGAAGACTCATAATGAACAACCCACCTTTCTATGACTGTCTCAACAGATGCTTTCATAGCAGAGTAAGCATCCACAGATGAGGAATTAGACCCCTCGTCAACAAGTATCACGTCGATAATCATTGGGTCCATTAGATTCCTGTGCCAAAAGTTCAAGTTTTCCAGGGCAGCAGGGCGGTCTCCCAATACTAAGTTAAACCATTTGTCATTCTTTCTTGCTCGGGAAACCGATGTACGGTGGCCGCTTCTTTGATCATTTGGGTGCAGAGAAGGAATCCTC is a genomic window containing:
- the LOC115747612 gene encoding autophagy-related protein 13a isoform X1, with the protein product MDQIVSQFLLKSLHIILDSRIPSLHPNDQRSGHRTSVSRARKNDKWFNLVLGDRPAALENLNFWHRNLMDPMIIDVILVDEGSNSSSVDAYSAMKASVETVIERWVVHYESSRVTPNINDSSLHKKIYKKLIVLLRSLYSQMRLLPAYRIFRQLSSSGQTYNLDLIYKVSTFSNPFSRAEEEMMKEYTFAPVEASSGRFSVAVSYRKTLSDFNLEPATSLFPRIITDYVGSPATDPLRSFPSFDKGVRATSFSLRGARPPSSAPFQRPHSWTSGFHRPAPFTQGHSLGGSPPTYCTYGSPSPPTDMYSQRAQSYRSTSQRVNSYEECQLSPPFSPSPSPSPPTYFSSGSVGRNRGRSETAPMTIPHPTASGNARYLSPNFSDPNRHSLPPLSPRHTRLDPSSQESPSGIRSFRKQESLRSGELHNHYVNQKVTKDGRDDSGRFSGLLSSSGSPRIGFSRSSSRLSFQDDLDDGDFSCPFDVDDVDPPASNAVDGREGSELTSSSPMGAKSQDAAVGVLVHMLRTASPLEQNSSCYSAQSLNTEQEGGVATASGFFMPRKTTDALEELRSYREMKNLLRSKSGAHVLTKEEA
- the LOC115747612 gene encoding autophagy-related protein 13a isoform X2, producing MDQIVSQFLLKSLHIILDSRIPSLHPNDQRSGHRTSVSRARKNDKWFNLVLGDRPAALENLNFWHRNLMDPMIIDVILVDEGSNSSSVDAYSAMKASVETVIERWVVHYESSRVTPNINDSSLHKKIYKKLIVLLRSLYSQMRLLPAYRIFRQLSSSGQTYNLDLIYKVSTFSNPFSRAEEEMMKEYTFAPVEASSGRFSVAVSYRKTLSDFNLEPATSLFPRIITDYVGSPATDPLRSFPSFDKGVRATSFSLRGARPPSSAPFQRPHSWTSGFHRPAPFTQGHSLGGSPPTYCTYGSPSPPTDMYSQRAQSYRSTSQRVNSYEECQLSPPFSPSPSPSPPTYFSSGSVGRNRGRSETAPMTIPHPTASGNARYLSPNFSDPNRHSLPPLSPRHTRLDPSSQESPSGIRSFRKQESLRSGELHNHYVNQKVTKDGRDDSGRFSGLLSSSGSPRIGFSRSSSRLSFQDDLDDGDFSCPFDVDDVDPPASAVDGREGSELTSSSPMGAKSQDAAVGVLVHMLRTASPLEQNSSCYSAQSLNTEQEGGVATASGFFMPRKTTDALEELRSYREMKNLLRSKSGAHVLTKEEA